Proteins found in one Brachypodium distachyon strain Bd21 chromosome 5, Brachypodium_distachyon_v3.0, whole genome shotgun sequence genomic segment:
- the LOC100841699 gene encoding uncharacterized protein LOC100841699, producing the protein MDPSAAEPVQPRAAAGDGSEPAEGSRRRRGTVVRGALGMAFPIAASFLFSFLVGLAGLALGGLSSSASVSMPSTCRILSTGVDIRSSKVCELGLLNYRAKHVFYPSSNRRYRCHDDYYWASVFQVEYTEYFSGQISYAMAEAPKEALPQNCRPDFGAAWSTTAKFKVNESYSCKYTLGSAKADIYSDKLFNCTAEEPSISEMLNRIFILFSKLYMSEDFSSGRMLGYIAAGVVAGVLSSLFITIVLRSFRGVFFAAARWAVSKHSIRVFAYCFKRACLLVAYVSFVGWVTLQYSKMIGLKELLVDYELMERFL; encoded by the exons ATGGATCCCTCGGCAGCAGAGCCCGTGCAACCACGGGCCGCCGCGGGCGATGGTTCAGAGCCAGCGGAggggagcaggcggcggcgcgggaccGTGGTCCGCGGCGCCCTCGGGATGGCCTTCCCCATCGCGGCGTCATTCCTCTTCTCCTTTCTCGTCGGACTCGCGGGCCTAGCCCTCGGCggactctcctcctccgcatcCGTCTCCATGCCCTCCACCTGCCGCATCCTCTCTACCG GCGTGGACATTAGGTCATCAAAGGTTTGTGAGCTCGGACTGTTGAACTATAGAGCTAAGCATGTATTCTACCCGTCAAGTAATAGAAGATACCGTTGCCATGATGACTACTACTGGGCATCAGTTTTCCAG GTTGAATACACAGAATATTTTTCTGGCCAAATATCTTATGCAATGGCAGAGGCTCCAAAAGAGGCTCTTCCTCAGAATTGCCGACCTGATTTTGGTGCTGCATGGTCAACAACAGCGAAATTCAAG GTCAATGAATCATACAGTTGCAAATACACCCTGGGGAGTGCCAAAGCTGATATTTATTCAGACAAGCTCTTCAATTGCACAGCCGAAGAACCTTCGATAAGTGAAATGCTGAACAGGATATTTATACT GTTTTCAAAGTTGTACATGTCAGAAGATTTCAGTTCAGGACGTATGCTTGGATACATAGCAGCAGGGGTTGTGGCTGGCGTGTTGAGTTCTCTGTTCATCACTATAGTATTGAGAAGCTTCCGAGGAGTGTTCTTTGCTGCTGCCAGGTGGGCTGTAAGCAAGCACAGCATCAGGGTGTTTGCTTATTGTTTCAAGCGAGCCTGTCTTCTTGTAGCATATGTATCTTTTGTTGGCTGGGTTACTTTGCAGTACAGCAAAATGATTGGGTTGAAAGAACTTTTGGTAGACTATGAACTCATGGAGAGGTTCCTGTAA
- the LOC100841915 gene encoding protein Brevis radix-like 2, with product MLACIACTSKEGGDQDGSRGGAATPHSKDAVKSLTSQLKDMVLKFSGSSNKQYKPTTAGSPSFRAGRSYRRPYPGSGFIDDATFTPTTNRPTSARAAAANSSSSATWDMTGRSNRGWPGIDEDQDRGAAREWMAQVEPGVQITFATLPGGGNDLKRIRFSREMFNKWEAQRWWGENYDRIVELYNVQTFSGRQQGGSTPTSSVDDSHLRDSSYSRGGSARDSPVMMPPPPPSASTRDSMPRSASCKAPSYHAPQPPSSARAAYYPSAAVPDPSDHVWAHHFNMLNSAAAGPSSSSSVMMGGSGVGAPSSYDPSRATSSSRDDASVSVSNASDLEATEWIEQDEPGVCLTIRELGDGTRELRRIRFSREKFGEDRAKVWWEHNKDRIQSQYL from the exons CTCAAGGACATGGTGCTCAAGTTCTCCGGCTCCAGCAACAAGCAGTACAAGCCGACGACGGCCGGGAGCCCGTCCTTCAGGGCCGGGAGGAGCTACCGCCGCCCTTACCCGGGCAGCGGCTTCATCGACGACGCCACCTTCACGCCGACGACCAACAGGCCCACGAGCGctcgggccgccgccgccaactcATCATCCTCGGCGACATGGGACATGACCGGCAGGAGTAACCGCGGATGGCCGGGCATCGACGAGGATCAGGaccgcggcgcggcgagggagTGGATGGCTCAGGTGGAGCCCGGCGTCCAGATCACCTTCGCCAcgctccccggcggcggcaacgaccTCAAGCGCATCCGCTTCAG CCGGGAGATGTTTAACAAGTGGGAGGCGCAGCGGTGGTGGGGGGAGAACTACGACCGCATCGTGGAGCTGTACAACGTGCAGACGTTCAGCGGCCGGCAGCAGGGAGGCTCCACTCCGACGTCCTCCGTCGACGACTCACATCTG AGAGACTCGTCCTACTCCCGGGGCGGGTCAGCGCGGGACAGCCCGGTCatgatgccgccgccgccgccatcagcaTCAACCAGAGACTCAATGCCCCGGAGCGCGTCGTGCAAGGCGCCGTCTTACCAcgcgccgcagccgccttcTTCCGCCAGAGCGGCGTACTACCCGTCGGCGGCCGTGCCGGACCCGTCGGACCACGTCTGGGCGCACCACTTCAACATGCTcaactccgccgccgctggcccgtcgtcgtcttcttccgtGATGatgggcggcagcggcgtcggggCCCCGTCGTCCTACGACCCTtcgcgcgccaccagctcgtCCCGGGACGACGCGTCCGTGTCCGTGAGCAACGCCAGCGACCTGGAGGCCACGGAGTGGATCGAGCAGGACGAGCCCGGCGTCTGCCTAACCATCCGCGAGCTCGGCGACGGCAcccgcgagctccgccgcaTCCGATTCAG CCGGGAGAAGTTTGGCGAGGACAGGGCAAAGGTGTGGTGGGAGCACAACAAGGACAGAATACAATCGCAATATCTTTAG